DNA from Acidimicrobiia bacterium:
ATGCGGCGCGCGCGTGCGTGAGCACTTCGCCCACCGTCGCAGCCTCGATGTCCTCCGACGCGGTGCCCGCGGCGTCTCGCGCGGCTGCGAACAACCGCAGCCGAACCATCGGCACTGCGCTATTCGTCCGGCGGGCCGTCGACGATCTCGAGCTCACGCTCCAGCGCCGCGAGCTCGCGCTCGAGCGCTTCGAGATCGGTGAGGTCGCGATCCTGCTCCGGTTCCGGCTGCGGTCCCACGTGGGTCAGCGTAGGCCGTACTCAGATCCTTCCCGCTCTCGGCGCCTGCGGCGCCGGGCCGCTCCTCTCTACCTCGGCGAACGCTCGCGGCTCCCTCAGTCACCCGACAGGCGCAGCTCGAGCACCGCGCACTCCTCAGTGAGGATCTCCTGGAGCCGTTGGAGGCGCTCGCCGGTGTCATCGATCTCGAGCAGGTGCTGCGCATCGAGTGGGCCAACGGGCGCGAGCGCCGCCGCCTGGTACGACGCAAGCTGCGGGTCGTCGTCGAGCTGTACGTCGAGTGGCGCAGCGAGGTCACCGAGCTCGACGTGCATCGCGAGCACTCGACGGAGGAGCGCGCCGACATCGCTGACGAGGTCGAGCGAGCCCGACGTCGTCGTGTCTTCGAGTCGTGCGACGCGAGCGAGCGGGTAGGGATCGTCGGCCAGCCATTCAAGCACCCGCAGTCGTTCCGTCCCTACGTTGACGAGCACCCAGCGGCCGTCCTCGAGCTGTCCGGCCTGCACGATGCGCGCCACCGTTCCGACGTCGAAGCGCGTGTCGCCGCCACCCACCTCGTGACCGCGTTCGATGAGCACCACGCCGAACTCACGATCACCGGCCAGGCATCGCTCCGTGAGCTCGCGGTAGCGCGGCTCGAATACATGCAGCGGGAGCACGGCGTTCGGAAACAGCACCGAACCGAGCGGGAACATCGGCAGCGACTCGCTCACCGCGGTCAGTTCGCCCGCGCGCGGTATGCCGCCGCGTCCCGCTCGACCCGACTCGCGGCCGGACCGTCGAGCTCATCGGCGATCGCGGCAAGCTCGATAGCGGCTTCTTCGAATCGACCCAGCGTGCCGAGCAGCGCGGCCGCCTCGCGTCGCTCGCTGGGCGAGACACCGGGCACTCGCAAACGAAGCCTCACCGCCCAGACCGCGCTCACCGGGTCGAGCAGCACGTATGACCGCACGAGGTTGGCGAGCATCCGAGCGAGGATCGCGTGCGAGCCCACCGGCTCGAGATACTCGGAGAGGAACGCCGCGTCGCCCTGCGTCGCGCTGAACCGCTCACGGCATCCGTCCTCATCCAGGCGCTCGCCACCGTGAAACGGGTCGAAGAACGTGCCGGTCTCGGCGCGCACGAGGAAGTGCCCCGGCATGCCGATCCCCACGAGACCGAGTCCGAGTCGCCGGCCGACTTCGATCATGAGGACGCTTAGCGTGATCGGAAGCCCAAGCCGCCGGTCGAGCACCTCATCGAGGAGCGAATTCCGTGGGTCCGAGTACTCGACCGAGTTGCCAACGAAACCGCGCTCGACGAACAAGTACGTGGAGAGCGCGTCAGCGGCGGGTGGAGCGCCGGCCGCGAGCTCGTCGAGGCGCGCGAGCTGTTCCTCGACGTCGACGCCGTGATCGTGCGCGGCGATGAGGAGCGCGGCCTCGTCGAGCGGCACGTCTTGATCGGCGCGCTGCACGATCTCGGTGAACCGCTCGGTCGGATCCATCCGGTGCGACGGTACACTCGCCGGTGTGCCACCCGATCTGCGCGAGGAGATCTCGACGCGCCTGCGTCGGGTACACCAGCGGCTGACACCCAAGCGCGCTGCGATCGTGGACGTGCTCGCAGCTGCCACTCGGCCGCTCGCGCTCCCCGAGATCCTGGACGCCGGCGACGGGCTCGCGCAGAGCTCGGTGTACCGAAATCTCGTGGTGCTCGAGCAAGCCGGCGTGGTCCACCGAATCGTGACCAACGAGTTCGCTCGGTTCGAGCTCGCAGAGGAGCTCACCGGTCACCACCATCACCTGATCTGCACGAGCTGCGGAGCCGTCGAGGACGTGCCGGCGTCGTCAGGCTTGGAAGCGTCGCTCGCCGACGCGGTGGCGCTCGTCGAGAGCACCACGGGCTTCCGAACGAAGGCGCACCGCATCGACCTCGTCGGCCTCTGCCGACGCTGCGTCTAGGCCTACTCTCCGAACAGCGACCGCCCGGCGACGAGACGGGCGACGACCTCTTTGACGTCCGCGGCCGCGATCTCACCGGAATACCGCGCTGCGACCGTGCCGTCGGCTGCGACGAACACGAAGTAGGGGAAGCTGTTCCCCCCGAACGCTTCGAGTGCACGCGACCGCGCATCGTCGGCCAGGATCGGCTTGAACGGCCAGCCCTCGCGCTTGAGCCACTTCGACGGCGGGTAGTTCGGGTGGACCTCGCTGGTGCCGGTGGCGATGGTGTCGACCTCGACGCCCTCGATGCTCCCCTGCTTGGCCAGCTTCACGATCAGCGGCACCTCGTCCTGGCAATGCGGACACCAGTGCGCGAGGAAGACGACGATCCTCGGCCCATCGCTCGGGCCGACCGTGACCGACTTGCCGTTGAACCCTTCGCCCACGAGCGTCGGCGGTGTGCGCCCGACGGCCGGGTCGTCGGCCGTGCCGAAGGTGTCGGCGTCGGGCGTAGGAAGGCGAGAGCCCTCCACCTTCACGCGGGGGCCCACCTCCTGCTTGGCGCCGAGCGCCGGTGCGGCCCAAACGCCGAGCGCGAGTCCGGCGGCAAGGAAGACGGCGAGGGATCGGGTGGCGGGGGTCATGGCGATGTCTCCGGGTCGTGGCGCTGGCCGATGAGCAGCAGGGCGCCGATGAGCAGGAAGGCACTCAGATCCATGAACGCCAGCGTGATGTACCCGAGTTCCTCGAAGTAGGGCACGGCGCACGGCGCCACGATCGAGCACGACGTGGAATCGGACAGCGACGGCACGCGCTCGACGAGCCAGTGGTAGAGCGCGAGCGGCGCGCCCAGGACCACGAACGGCGCCGCGTACCAGAGGGCCGAGCGGTCGCGCCGGAGCATGCCCACCGCGAGGATCGCCGCGAGCGGGTACATGCAGATGCGCTGGTACCAACAGAGATCGCACGGCACGAGGTCCTTGACCTCGGAGTAGAAGAGGCTGCCGAGGGTTGCGACGATTGCAACCACGAGCGCGAGCCTGCGAGCGCCAGGCGCGACGAGCTCAACGACGCGACGAGAGAGACGTTGGCCGCCGGCGCGTGAAGCGACTCCGAGACCCACGAGCGCGACGAATGCCGCGTTGGCGATGAGCGTGAGCGCCGTGAAGAAGGAGTTCGCGGTGTCGAGATCGACCACTGGCCTATCTGTCGCCGATCTCGATCTCGGTACGCATGGTGCGCTGGGTGAACTCTGAGACGACCGCCTTGGCCGTGATCTGCCACTTCCCGGCGATCGGGACCGAGAAGCCTGCTGCCGTGTAGTGACCGGCGCTGATCCGCTCGAGCGGCACCTCGATGCCGGCGATGTCATCCTCCGGAAGCGCGAACGTGATCGTCAGATCCTCCACATCCTTGGGCTTGCCGCCCGGTGTCAGCGCGCTGACGTGGACCGCGTTCTGTCCGCGCCGACCGGGGACGACCACGATGTCGACCCACACATCACTCGACTTCAGCGTGATCCCCACGGCGTTGCCGGCCTCGAGGGCAGCCGCGCCCTTCGCGGGCGGCGCGTTGACGAGCAGCGCGGTCACCACGAGGACGACGACGGCCACCCCGACCTCGCCCCAGACGGATCGACGGAGCCGGCCAGACTCCCACGCCTCGTATTCCGCGATCTCTTCCTTGGTCGGCTCCGGCTCGAGATCGTCGTCGGAGCCTCCCGCCACAACCGGCACCCGGCCCCCCGTGGGCTCGCGGGCCGGGTACAGGAACCTCACGATCTCCCGGCTGAACGTGGCGAGCATCAGGAGCCCGGCGAATAGCAGGACCTTGATGATCAGCATCCGTCCGTACTCGGTGCTCCGCAGCGCGGTCAGGTTTCCCACTTGGCGCCACGCCTGGAACGCGCCGGTGGCGACGAGAACCGCGACGCACCCGAACGCGAGCCGGGACCACCGTCGCACCGGCTGCTCCATCTCGGCGACGGTTGCGTGCCGCCGCAGCACCACGACCGCGAGCGCGACGAGCCCGCCGACCCACAACCCCATGGCGAGCACGTGCACCGTGTCGGTGACGACCGCCAGCTCCACGAGATCCCCGCTGCTGGCGTGGCCGGACAGTCCCGGTGTCGCGGCGATCAGCACCGCGAACAGCGCCGCCGCTCCGAGCCACGGCCGGGAAATCGGCCGCGGCTCGTCTCCGTCGCGCGCGAGGAGGGCCCGGATGATCGGGATGGCGAGCAACAAGAGTGCGAGCCGCGCCACGCCCATCTCGCCGTAGCGCACGTCGAGCGTCTCGTTGATCAACGTCGACTTGAACATGTCACCGAGCCCGACGCCGGCCGCATACGCGCCGTAGACGAAGAAGCCAAGCGCGGTGGCGATCGTCGTCATGGCCCAGCCGATCCACACGAGGCGTCGGTTGGCTCTCGACGCACAGGCCCGATCCGAGACGATCACACCGAACGCCGCACACCCGATCATCAGGGCCAAGCCCGAGAAGAGCAGCCAGCGCGTGAATCCGTACAGCGCACCCACCGCTTGGTCGCCGCTCTCAATGCCAAGCAGGCGCTCGGCCAGCGCCTGCGCGCGTGGGCTCGATGCGTTGCCGGCGTTTCCAACCTGGAATGTGAATGCTCCCGTCACGGGATGGGAGTCGGACGACGAGACGCGATACGTGACGGCGTACGAGCCGTTCTTCAGCTCATCCAGCGGGAGCGTCACGAGGTTGTTCCGGGTCTTCACCTCCCCGGCACCGACTCGCTTGCTGTCGGAGTCGTAGACGCGGATCGCATCGAACGACGCGTCGACCGGTTCAGAGAAGCTCAGCGAGATGCTCTTCGGCGAGGTCTGCAGCACCTCGCCGGGCGCGGGATTCGACTCCAAGAGCGACGCGTGCGCAGATGCCGGGCCAGCTGCGATGATCACGAATGCGACGCCGAGGAGCGCGACCACGCCGACGCGGCGGATGTCCTTGGGTCGGATGTTGGTTGCGATCATCAGCCGTCCATGCCGGGAGACGTCGAGCCGCACCAGTATCGTCGCTCGTCGTGGTCCGGTTCGTGCGGGTGGCACGTACGACGGCACTCACCGGGCTCCTCGCGATCAGCGCGTTGGTCCTCGCGGCGCCGCCCGCCGCCGCGCACGGGCTGGGCGGGGTCCAACCGACGCGCTCGCCATCGGCGTCGGGATCGGCGTGGTGATCGTCGCCGCGCGCCGGGGCGCGCCGAATCCCGACACGCGACGCATGGTGGCTATCCGTCGTTCGCGGGTGACGCATGGAGGCCGCTGACCGCCGATTCGCAGTCGTGGCACTCGAGCTCCAGGGTTGCGTGCTCGATCCCGAATCGCTCCGCCAACATCGCTTTGAGCGCGTTCCCCCTCGCTTGCGCGTCGTGCAGGCTCGGCTCTCCATCGAGCACCACGTGGACCGAGAGTGCGGGCAGATCGGTACCGAGCTCCCACACGTGAAGGTGGTGAATCGCCTCGACGTTCGGTGCGGAGATCAGCGCCTCGTGGAGCGCATTGAGGTCGAGACCGCGCGGGGCGCCTTCCAGCAGGACGGTCGTGGTGTCCCTGAGCAGACGCCACCCGCTCACGATCACGAGCACACCGATCAGGATCGACGCAATGGGGTCGGCACGGGTCGCGCCGAACGCGACCACCGCCACGCCCGCCAGGACGGCGCCACCCGACCCGGCGGCGTCGGCAGCCATGTGGAGCCAGGCGCCGCGAAGGTTGAGCGACTGGCCGCGGAGACGGGCCAACACGACGGCACACGACAAGTTCACGACCAAGGCGACCGACGCCAACGCGATCACGCCGACACCTTCGACCGCGTCAGGCGAGTCGAGTCGATGAGCAGCTTCGATGAACACCCACACGGCGACACCGATCAAGAGCACCGCGTTCAGCTGCGCCGCGAGTGCCTCGGCCCGCAGCAACCCATAGGTGTGGCGGCGCGACCCGGGGCGCTCCACCATCGTCTGCGCGATGAGCGCGATGCAGAGGGCGGCGACATCGGAAGCCTGGTGCGCGGCGTCGGCCAGCAGCGCGAGCGACGAGAAGGCAAGGCCTCCCGCGATTTCTGCAACGAGCAGACACGCGTTGAGCCCGAGCACCATCCAGAGCACACGACGGACGTCCGCGGACTGCGCGTGCGGGCGCACATGGGAGTGACCGTGAGCCGCCGTCACAGGTCGACGCTACTGCGCGGCACTGAGGTGACCGACCGTCCGACCCCGACCGTGCAAGGATTCGGCTCCTCAACGTTCGAAGGAGGGCACCATGCTGACGGCCGGCGGACGTTCGCGGCGCTCCATCGTCGTATCTGTCCTGGCGCTCGGTGCACTTCTGCTCGCATGCGCGCCCGCGGCTGCGCACGTCGAGCCCGACCCGAACCGCGTCGAGCCGGGCGACGCCGTAACTGTCGCCTTCCTGGTGACACACGGCTGCGACGAGTCGCCGACCGTGAAACTGACGTTCAAGATCCCGAAGGGCGGCACGGACGTCGCGCCGGAGGACAAGGACGGCTGGGAGGCCGCGAAGCAGGGCAAGACCGTCGTCTTCGAGGGCGGGCCACTCGACACCGACACCGAGGACAGCTTCGCCATCGGCTTCACCGCACCCAACAAGAAGACGCTGCTGGTGTGGAAGGTCGTGCAGAAGTGCGAAGACGGCGTGATCCGGTGGATCGACACGTCGGAAGGGGCCGAGGAGTCACCGCCCGTGGTCGGGGTGGGCAAGGACGCACCCGAGGAGCACGGGGAAGAAGCCGAAGAGACCGGTCACTGACCCGCAGCGCTCAGGCGAAGCCGACCTCCGCGCTTGCCATGAACTGAGAATCACTCTTAGAATTAGTCTCATGACCGCCACCGCGGCGCCTGCGCTCAAGGCCGAAGGCGTCTCCTACACGTATGGCCGCGAGCCTGTGCTCGTCGACGTGGCGCTCACGGTCGCTCCCGGCGAGTTCTGTGCCCTTGTGGGGCCCAACGGTTCCGGCAAGTCCACGCTGGTTCGCATCCTCCTCGGGCTCCTGACCCCCGCTGCCGGAACCGTCCGCTGTCTCGGTGTCGAGCCCGGGCACGTCCCCGACCGGTGGCGCATCGGCTACGTGCCCCAGCGCCACGCCCTGGCTCCGGCACTTCCGGCCACCGTCGAGGAGGTCGTGGCGAC
Protein-coding regions in this window:
- a CDS encoding copper resistance protein CopC, whose translation is MRLDVSRHGRLMIATNIRPKDIRRVGVVALLGVAFVIIAAGPASAHASLLESNPAPGEVLQTSPKSISLSFSEPVDASFDAIRVYDSDSKRVGAGEVKTRNNLVTLPLDELKNGSYAVTYRVSSSDSHPVTGAFTFQVGNAGNASSPRAQALAERLLGIESGDQAVGALYGFTRWLLFSGLALMIGCAAFGVIVSDRACASRANRRLVWIGWAMTTIATALGFFVYGAYAAGVGLGDMFKSTLINETLDVRYGEMGVARLALLLLAIPIIRALLARDGDEPRPISRPWLGAAALFAVLIAATPGLSGHASSGDLVELAVVTDTVHVLAMGLWVGGLVALAVVVLRRHATVAEMEQPVRRWSRLAFGCVAVLVATGAFQAWRQVGNLTALRSTEYGRMLIIKVLLFAGLLMLATFSREIVRFLYPAREPTGGRVPVVAGGSDDDLEPEPTKEEIAEYEAWESGRLRRSVWGEVGVAVVVLVVTALLVNAPPAKGAAALEAGNAVGITLKSSDVWVDIVVVPGRRGQNAVHVSALTPGGKPKDVEDLTITFALPEDDIAGIEVPLERISAGHYTAAGFSVPIAGKWQITAKAVVSEFTQRTMRTEIEIGDR
- a CDS encoding transglutaminase-like domain-containing protein, coding for MDPTERFTEIVQRADQDVPLDEAALLIAAHDHGVDVEEQLARLDELAAGAPPAADALSTYLFVERGFVGNSVEYSDPRNSLLDEVLDRRLGLPITLSVLMIEVGRRLGLGLVGIGMPGHFLVRAETGTFFDPFHGGERLDEDGCRERFSATQGDAAFLSEYLEPVGSHAILARMLANLVRSYVLLDPVSAVWAVRLRLRVPGVSPSERREAAALLGTLGRFEEAAIELAAIADELDGPAASRVERDAAAYRARAN
- a CDS encoding disulfide bond formation protein B; translation: MVDLDTANSFFTALTLIANAAFVALVGLGVASRAGGQRLSRRVVELVAPGARRLALVVAIVATLGSLFYSEVKDLVPCDLCWYQRICMYPLAAILAVGMLRRDRSALWYAAPFVVLGAPLALYHWLVERVPSLSDSTSCSIVAPCAVPYFEELGYITLAFMDLSAFLLIGALLLIGQRHDPETSP
- a CDS encoding DUF1775 domain-containing protein, with the translated sequence MLTAGGRSRRSIVVSVLALGALLLACAPAAAHVEPDPNRVEPGDAVTVAFLVTHGCDESPTVKLTFKIPKGGTDVAPEDKDGWEAAKQGKTVVFEGGPLDTDTEDSFAIGFTAPNKKTLLVWKVVQKCEDGVIRWIDTSEGAEESPPVVGVGKDAPEEHGEEAEETGH
- a CDS encoding TlpA disulfide reductase family protein; translation: MTPATRSLAVFLAAGLALGVWAAPALGAKQEVGPRVKVEGSRLPTPDADTFGTADDPAVGRTPPTLVGEGFNGKSVTVGPSDGPRIVVFLAHWCPHCQDEVPLIVKLAKQGSIEGVEVDTIATGTSEVHPNYPPSKWLKREGWPFKPILADDARSRALEAFGGNSFPYFVFVAADGTVAARYSGEIAAADVKEVVARLVAGRSLFGE
- a CDS encoding LON peptidase substrate-binding domain-containing protein; amino-acid sequence: MSESLPMFPLGSVLFPNAVLPLHVFEPRYRELTERCLAGDREFGVVLIERGHEVGGGDTRFDVGTVARIVQAGQLEDGRWVLVNVGTERLRVLEWLADDPYPLARVARLEDTTTSGSLDLVSDVGALLRRVLAMHVELGDLAAPLDVQLDDDPQLASYQAAALAPVGPLDAQHLLEIDDTGERLQRLQEILTEECAVLELRLSGD
- a CDS encoding Fur family transcriptional regulator, translating into MPPDLREEISTRLRRVHQRLTPKRAAIVDVLAAATRPLALPEILDAGDGLAQSSVYRNLVVLEQAGVVHRIVTNEFARFELAEELTGHHHHLICTSCGAVEDVPASSGLEASLADAVALVESTTGFRTKAHRIDLVGLCRRCV
- a CDS encoding cation diffusion facilitator family transporter, whose product is MTAAHGHSHVRPHAQSADVRRVLWMVLGLNACLLVAEIAGGLAFSSLALLADAAHQASDVAALCIALIAQTMVERPGSRRHTYGLLRAEALAAQLNAVLLIGVAVWVFIEAAHRLDSPDAVEGVGVIALASVALVVNLSCAVVLARLRGQSLNLRGAWLHMAADAAGSGGAVLAGVAVVAFGATRADPIASILIGVLVIVSGWRLLRDTTTVLLEGAPRGLDLNALHEALISAPNVEAIHHLHVWELGTDLPALSVHVVLDGEPSLHDAQARGNALKAMLAERFGIEHATLELECHDCESAVSGLHASPANDG